In one Rutidosis leptorrhynchoides isolate AG116_Rl617_1_P2 chromosome 8, CSIRO_AGI_Rlap_v1, whole genome shotgun sequence genomic region, the following are encoded:
- the LOC139861696 gene encoding protein NUCLEAR FUSION DEFECTIVE 6, mitochondrial-like — protein MATAAVAARSVFRASSTVRTAASRISASSKPKMSPSARSSFRIPSQNPLSHRIFRSPVEMSCVSVESMYPFHTATASALLTSMLSAAPRTSGWTLDDLNDDV, from the exons ATGGCAACAGCAGCCGTCGCAGCTAGGTCCGTCTTCCGTGCCTCTTCCACCGTCCGTACGGCGGCTTCTAGAATATCCGCCAGTTCTAAACCTAAAATGTCGCCGTCAGCCCGCTCTTCCTTCCGTATTCCCTCACAAAATCCTCTTTCTCACCGCATTTTCAG GTCACCTGTTGAGATGAGCTGTGTGTCGGTAGAATCGATGTATCCGTTCCACACAGCAACTGCATCTGCGTTGCTCACATCGATGCTTTCAGCTGCTCCTCGGACTAGTGGTTGGACTCTTGATG